Proteins encoded by one window of Rutidosis leptorrhynchoides isolate AG116_Rl617_1_P2 chromosome 7, CSIRO_AGI_Rlap_v1, whole genome shotgun sequence:
- the LOC139856981 gene encoding uncharacterized protein, whose protein sequence is MKKGIHPQMQWISYVTQSGRLMHVMMTKIHQTGKVYHFRARRQMAESVGQVAKFKKRYGLVEEEKEHETKK, encoded by the coding sequence ATGAAGAAAGGGATTCACCCTCAGATGCAATGGATCTCATACGTGACTCAAAGTGGTCGACTGATGCATGTTATGATGACCAAAATACACCAGACTGGCAAAGTTTATCATTTTAGAGCAAGAAGACAAATGGCCGAAAGTGTTGGTCAGGTTGCTAAGTTCAAGAAACGTTATGGACTAGTTGAAGAGGAGAAAGAACATGAAACTAAAAAGTGA
- the LOC139856994 gene encoding GDP-L-galactose phosphorylase 1-like has product MLRIKRVPTVVSNYQKEDVEEGGVNGGGCGRNCMTDCCLPGAKLPLYACGKSDKIESSDKKDLPFAFLDSLLLGEWEDRVERGLFCYDVTACETKVIPGDYGFVAQLNEGRHLKKRPTEFRVDTVLQPFDGSKFNFTKVGQEEILFQFESSEDGEVKFYPNAPIVVERSPSVVAINVSPIEYGHVLLIPRILECLPQMIDNKSLLLALYMASEAANPYFRLGYNSLGAFATINHLHFQAYYLAVPFPIEKAPTKKITEFKGGVIISEILKYPVRGLVFEGGYSLEDLSNVVSDSCICLQDNNIPYNVLISDAGRRIFLLPQCYAEKQALGEVSSELLDTQVNPAVWEISGHMVLKRKEDYDGATEENAWRLLAEVSLSEERFKEVISIIFEAISCTVSEHVSLPDDDDEQDLEDVDALHNRSHQAAIVAGKQECMVQH; this is encoded by the exons ATGTTGAGGATTAAAAGAGTCCCTACTGTTGTATCCAATTACCAAAAGGAAGATGTGGAAGAAGGAGGTGTGAATGGTGGTGGGTGTGGTCGTAACTGCATGACAGATTGTTGCCTACCag GGGCAAAGCTACCTTTGTATGCTTGTGGGAAATCGGATAAGATTGAATCTAGTGACAAAAAGGACCTGCCTTTTGCTTTCTTGGATTCTCTTCTTCTTGGAGAG TGGGAGGATCGTGTAGAGAGAGGGTTGTTTTGTTACGATGTTACTGCCTGCGAAACTAAG GTGATTCCAGGAGATTATGGGTTTGTTGCTCAGTTAAACGAGGGTCGTCACCTAAAGAAGCGTCCAACTGAGTTTCGAGTGGATACGGTTCTTCAGCCTTTTGATGGGAGCAAGTTTAATTTCACTAAAGTTGGGCAGGAAGAGATTCTATTTCAGTTTGAATCAAGTGAAGATGGCGAAGTCAAGTTCTATCCAAATGCTCCAATTGTTGTTGAAAGGTCTCCTAGCGTTGTTGCCATTAAC GTGAGTCCAATTGAATATGGACACGTGCTTCTGATTCCTCGGATTTTGGAATGTTTGCCTCAAATGATTGACAACAAAAGCTTGTTGCTTGCACTATACATGGCATCAGAAGCTGCGAATCCATACTTTCGTTTGGGTTACAATAGTCTTGGTGCATTTGCTACTATCAATCACCTTCACTTCCAG GCTTACTATTTGGCTGTGCCGTTTCCAATTGAGAAAGCTCCGACTAAGAAGATAACTGAGTTTAAAGGTGGAGTGATTATTTCTGAGATTCTTAAATATCCGGTTAGAGGTCTTGTTTTTGAGGGTGGATACTCACTTGAAGACTTGTCAAACGTTGTATCTGACTCATGCATATGCCTTCAAGACAACAATATACCTTACAATGTCCTTATCTCAGATGCCGGGAGACGCATCTTTCTCCTACCTCAG TGTTATGCTGAGAAACAAGCTTTAGGAGAAGTGAGTAGTGAGCTTCTAGACACCCAAGTGAACCCGGCCGTTTGGGAGATCAGTGGTCACATGGTATTGAAACGAAAAGAAGATTACGATGGTGCAACCGAGGAAAACGCTTGGAGACTTCTTGCAGAGGTTTCCCTTTCTGAGGAAAGGTTTAAAGAAGTGATAAGCATCATCTTTGAAGCCATATCATGTACTGTTTCTGAGCACGTAAGCTTGCCCGATGATGATGATGAGCAAGATCTTGAGGACGTTGATGCCCTTCACAATAGGTCGCACCAGGCAGCCATTGTGGCTGGGAAGCAGGAATGCATGGTTCAGCACTAA